A window of Gambusia affinis linkage group LG03, SWU_Gaff_1.0, whole genome shotgun sequence genomic DNA:
TCGTCGTGAAGCACTGTGACCTTTGCCCCTTTCCGCCTGTCGATTGGCACTGTGAACCATTTATTGTTGTGATGATCGTTCGCTTGTATTGTCCGCGAAGGCAGCAGCACTGTGTGCCAAAAACAAGGGAAACCGTGGAAGCATCTGCCTTTCAGTGTCACAGCGGGAGGGAGAAATTATTCAGCTTTTGTGTTTACTGTTTACTTTGGGGGAGAAcactgaggaggaaaaaacacGTTTGGACCCATTTAGTTTCACTTTGTTTGTCCGGGAAACTTGAAGAAAGCTGAAATTGATGCAGAAACTGAACTTTAAGGAATTTATCCAGCagaatttttagatttttaagttgttatttgtttaattttctctaattaaacaaataaggTCGGATGGAGAAACCCAATAAcgtaaaaaaatgtatattgaaTTGTGCCACTTTTGGCCTCCATATAAAATGCCTTCCTTTAGAATTAAATCTAAAAGTTATAGctaaaagtaaaagattttaaacattgacgtgttaaaaaatgttccaatttcaggaaaaatgatccaaaaataCTGTTGCTCAATAAAAAGAACCAAATTgatcagtttttattcaagtttccTGTTCTATTCTGACTAATgatttaataagaaaatgtgacaaaaaatatctcaactataagaaattttcttgtttaatttcaACACTTgtctgaaataaactaaaaacttcTTGACTATTAATCTTCCTAAATTCTCCTCAAacaatttgagtttttgtttctccagcaGTTTTTCCCAGAAAGCGTCCGAAGTGTTTCCGACCGTGGATGGAccgtgtgtgtatgtatgtgtgtgtgtcgtcGTCGCCCTTGTTGAAAATggattttgtgattctatgcgagtttgaaaacaaaaaatgaataaataaaaataatgactcAGTTTTacatgaagaaggaaaaaaacaattgaaacagGTGTGatgtggttgtttttgttcattttgtttttgtttttttctggtgccatttttccacttttaactGAAGGATTTCAAGATTTTCTTAcagcaattttcttttgtcttttttttttcttcttgtgaaCAAAAAGCCCTTGTGTTGACAAACTGTTTttggttatgttttatttattgatttgtatataaagattttgttttgcattgtaCATTCTCTCTTCTCTTGGTTATAGATtaatatatacatgtatatatgaataaacattaagtttgtaaagttaaaataacttcttggcatctctggtttttatttacttggtCTTCTTAGGACTTCACTGAGCTTCAAATGTTTACTAacagttcatttaaaacatctttgcacaaaatattttcaattaggACAAGTTAAAATCTTCACATAAAAATGTTAGCTACGACActaaatgtttatcttttcatattgacatttctgattttcttttaaattaatgctAGAACATCTTTCCATTGAGTTAAACACTAAAGCAGACACAGAAATCTGGTTTTACTTATGTTATCACTTTGAGTAAATACAGCAATACAATAAATTTTCAAATACAGAGTGaactaaatcatgtttttattgtcgagaatattctaaatatttcttctgtttttttcaacCAAGAACATTAGGAAAGTGGTTGTCTTTACTAATAGGGAAAATATGCGATAGCCTTTTGAAATTTTGGATCTGCAatgatttctacaaaaaacatcaaatactattttataaatatttcatgcTTAATTCATTGTTGaactggaaaaaatattctcagaacttttcagtttttagaaaatctttttctttttttgttttacagacaACCATGAGCATCCTGTTGAAAAGAATGTGATACAATAGTGTCTTCAGTCAGGCTTTTCCGGCTTTGCAGTAACAGACTGCTGCATGAGATTAACatctacatttcttttttttttcttgtttttgagaAACATGGATAATacgagttacaacatttaattataTTCTCTCGGAGatgaaaaattttttaaaattcaatttaaatttaaaactatattttaataaattcttaaaatgatttaaagatgAGTATGCACTCATAGTAGCAATTAATAACTCTATTTAGGCttaaaaattattctaaaacTTGTTAAAATCATAGTAAAGTTGCTCGTAAGCCGAATCTAACAACTCGGACCCTGAAGCGGAACCGGAAGTCCATCATTTAACGGTCCTATTCAGTTGTTTGTTGAGCTTGTTGTTTGCGCTTGCGCTGTAGCTCGAACCTTTGTTATTCCATGTCACTATGGCGCTTAGCAAAACGTTTGGGCAAAAACCGGTGAAATTTCAGCTTGAAGAGGATGGAGAATTTTATATGATCGGTTCTGAGGTCAGTATCTTCAAATGTTTATAACCCTGCTGCTGTTACAGATCGTGATTTTGAGCAGAAACGTTCCGGTGTGTCAGCCgctagctgttagcttagctaTGCTCGCGAGGCCAGCTGAGGGGAAAGGCAGCGCGTGAAGGTTCATTCATTGATGATCAAAAAACAGCGCGAGGATCGATAATAAGTTATCAGAAAGTGAAGTAtagaataaaattaatcttttatttaatcGTAAACTTCAGCTGTCAAGCAAGCTAAGCGATAGCATACGAGCTAACATGACATCAACAAACAAAGCGCTAATTTCTAAGACAAACCGTGAAATTAGTTCGACTATTGCTTTATTATATTAAATCTAATGTTGATACGACTTGCTGTGTTGTTTCGGTCTGTCTAGGTTGGTAATAGTAGGAGAGAAccgttttaaaatgacaagtcTAAcgcttttattatgtttaaatggcctgttttccttcttctgcGCCACTCTAGAAGATTAATATTACATTATCACATGTAGAAGATTACTTACATGATTAGTAAGTGGAAAATATATGTAaacaacaaatgtaaacaaagaacCAAGAAAACACCCAACAGCGTGAAGACATGATTAAAATCTAGTGTAACCATGAGATAAAAAAGATatataattcatttcatttttatatattatggTTAGTGTGGacaatttccatttgtttaGCATCAGTTTGGCCTTGGATTGTGAGGCGCAAGCAGGAACGCATATTAATTTGATAATCTGATTGAAGGATTATGGAGGTATGACTGTGTATTTGTATctttgtagatagaaaaaaagtaaaaatctgccAATAAACTCagaattaatctcagaaattgtccagaaaatttctgttttaaaaatagttagATTTCCGATATCTATATcacaaatttcaaactttttgagCTGATAAAATTCAGAGTTCTTTTATAgtaatgtttttagatttatttcaaaaaattcggagtttttttcttgcaaatgttttacttttggagCTTAgacatttccttgttttttctagtaaacttctgagattaatctcaaagcttttgagattttttgcggaaaattattattttttttttaacacaacgGCCCTAACATGCCGTCGTATGGAGGAACTCTTAACGGAGCTTCACTGattcctgtttgctgcagcatCACATTAAGAATCCGGTGTCTGAAAcatcacaatttttattttttttaacctatttATGTTTcggttttcttaatttttttctggctttttgTCAGGTGGGGAACTACCTGCGCATGTTCAGAGGCTCCCTATATAAACGATACCCGTCGTTATGGAGAAAACTGGCAACAGTGGAAGAACGGAAGAAAATTGTAGAGTCTTCACATGGTCAGTAGAGGGCAGCACTAACTCAACAACTTCAGTTCTTTAGAGTTAGCGTCCTGCTGTTTTTGTATGCAAAAACTGAGTATAGGGACCTGGTTACAAGATTATGGTCATAATGTTAGCagaaaaatgatgcaattttaccagaataaaacattgtcataaagttgtttttaatgagaaaatattaTCAGGATGtgcaatttttttgtctttgaaaaagTCGCCCATCTTTCTACTCGTAATATAAAACTGAGCTTTTATACTGTGAACAGAGTGAAATATATATAACtgttatgttatattttttgttttattttacaatcatgttttcattaaactaACTAGTTTTCCTAATAATGGTCTGACAAAGACATACTTAGACTGTAATTTATGAAGTTTTCTCAAACCTTGGTCTTATTGTGTCTCGatgattattttgtaaaataagttGGTGTTTTCTCGTTGTCTTTCCAGATCACGGCTACACTCAGCTGGCCACCAGCGTTACGCTTCTGAAGGCCTCGGAGGTTGAGGAGATCCTCGAAGGGAACgatgaaaaatacaaagctGTGTCTATCAGCACTGAGCCGCCCACCTACCtcaggtaaaaaaagaaacatctggaaaaaaagcaaacacacttTAAGACTAATTATCTCTCTGTTAAGCAGCCAAGATGCTAATAGCTCACTTGATTATGGAGGTATTGTCACTTACTTAcagatgcatttatttatttaaatgaactaAATCTAAAAGTTCTGCTATTTTATTGTATGTTACTGGacttaaaatattatgtttagCTGTTACATGATCAGCTCAATTTTAGTGAGAATGTGAGCAGCATTGTTTTAGATAAGCtgattaattgaaaaaaaattttaggCAGATTTGTGAAGACACCATTGTAATAATTAAAAGGCTTGTCACaattagcaataaatcaattaatcacaccTCTAATTATAATAAcgataataataaaatagataatTCAAGAAAAGTTCCTTGTTTTGTATTTAGACTTGacacataaaatattataataaaacaattactaaaagtgttttttggaTAAATTTGTGCCATTCTTGAATTGCAGTCAGGGGCCACAAAAAATTAGTCCAAGGGCCTcaaatggcccccaggccacactttggacacctctAAtgtagagtcagtgcacagtaATGTAGAtctgtgtatcatctgcatagttatgctAGCCGATCTCATTTCCTGTTATAATCTGAGCtggtgggagcatatagatactGAATAAGAGAGGTCCCAGGACTGAACCTTGGAGAACCTTGTGTGTGATTTCTGTCCACTTTGAGGAGAAGTTTCCTATTGAAACACAGATGTTGCTGTTCTTTCTGACTCTGGGATCCAATGGTTCGGTTCTTTTGTGTCTCCACCAGGGAACAGAAGGCAAAGAGGAACAACCAGTGGGTTCCCACGCTGCCCAACAGTTCCCACCACCTGGACGCCGTTCCCTGCTCCACCACCATCAACCGCAGCAGGCTGGGTCGGGACAAGAAGAGGACCTTTCCCCTGTGGTGAggctccccctgctggcagACGGTGTTacttttgttcatgtttttttatggttGAGGCTTTGCTTATTACCTCTAGTTATGTCTGTTATGCAGCTGGGAGGacctttgcttttatttttggacagttATATatataaccatggcaacaaggtataggctgttgcaataaatcaattaatcacatgataacttaaaatgagcttgataaaAGTGTAACTAAAGTTTAAAGTACAATTTTCTTGCAGAGAGTTaattttatctgttgtttttatttatttattttggacatttaaaatcttatccagttctagtgttaaatgttcatttcaatttaaagcTTATTGATCTTTGACAATGGGTTTTTGCATTCTATAtgtcattaccattatattacgtTGAAAcgctgcaaacatttgacacccaGTAGGAAGTAGCTAGTTTGCACCAGCTGCCACgtttgtctgtttttggttttatttaagacatttaaactaTCTTCTAGTTTGAGTttttagtgtttaaaaaaaaaataaagttaatgatCTTTGTGACAATGAACTTATCAGTGTTTTACTTGACAATGGTCTCAAAATTACAATGCTATCACTTATTTCTGGTTTCTGGGGTGAGTTAATTATCCAGTTAATTTTAATGGAGTGGTTAattttttgcatctttaaatgttcatcagCTTCGATGACCACGACCCGGCGGTGATCCATGAAAATGCCACACAGCCTGAGGTTCTTGTTCCAATCCGTCTTGACATGGAGATCGAGGGTCAGAAACTGAGAGACGCTTTCACCTGGAACATGAACGGTAGCTTCTCACTCATTTCCCTCTCTGatga
This region includes:
- the smarcb1a gene encoding SWI/SNF-related matrix-associated actin-dependent regulator of chromatin subfamily B member 1-A, which gives rise to MALSKTFGQKPVKFQLEEDGEFYMIGSEVGNYLRMFRGSLYKRYPSLWRKLATVEERKKIVESSHDHGYTQLATSVTLLKASEVEEILEGNDEKYKAVSISTEPPTYLREQKAKRNNQWVPTLPNSSHHLDAVPCSTTINRSRLGRDKKRTFPLCFDDHDPAVIHENATQPEVLVPIRLDMEIEGQKLRDAFTWNMNEKLMTPEMFAEILCDDLDLNPLAFVPAIASAIRQQIESYPTDSLLEDQTDQRVIIKLNIHVGNISLVDQFEWDMSERENSPEKFALKLCSELGLGGEFVTTIAYSIRGQLSWHQRTYAFSENPLPTVEIAIRNTGEADQWCPLLETLTDAEMEKKIRDQDRNTRRMRRLANTW